From a single Leclercia sp. AS011 genomic region:
- the entD gene encoding enterobactin synthase subunit EntD, giving the protein MRTLHTTFLLAGHTVHRITFDPASFTEADLLWLPHHQQLTEAGRKRKADHLAGRIAAFHAVNRKTIPGIGSSGEPLWSAEVSGSISHSGTQAVAICNEKGLVGIDCEAIIDEREAREIQDGVIDAREAQVLAACGLPFDLAFTLTFSAKESLFKALFPRVQAWMGFESARVTALTADTLTLTLTCPLPPFAQNQAFTLHWCRLDSLIITLICEA; this is encoded by the coding sequence ATGCGCACTCTCCACACAACGTTTCTTCTGGCCGGACATACCGTTCACCGCATCACCTTCGATCCTGCGAGCTTTACCGAGGCCGATCTACTTTGGCTGCCGCATCATCAGCAACTGACTGAAGCCGGGCGCAAGCGCAAAGCCGATCACCTGGCCGGGCGCATCGCCGCGTTTCACGCAGTAAACCGCAAAACTATCCCCGGTATCGGCAGTAGCGGCGAGCCGCTGTGGTCTGCGGAGGTGAGCGGCAGTATTTCCCATAGCGGCACCCAGGCTGTTGCCATCTGCAATGAAAAGGGTCTGGTAGGTATCGATTGTGAAGCCATCATCGACGAACGTGAAGCCCGTGAAATCCAGGATGGCGTAATTGATGCCCGGGAAGCTCAGGTGCTGGCTGCGTGCGGCCTGCCCTTCGATCTGGCCTTCACCCTCACCTTCAGCGCCAAAGAGAGTCTGTTCAAAGCCCTGTTCCCCCGGGTGCAGGCGTGGATGGGCTTTGAGAGTGCACGCGTAACGGCACTTACTGCCGATACCCTGACCTTAACCCTCACCTGCCCTCTCCCGCCCTTCGCACAAAATCAGGCATTTACCCTTCACTGGTGCCGCCTCGACAGCCTGATCATCACCCTTATCTGTGAAGCATAA
- a CDS encoding D-ribose ABC transporter substrate-binding protein produces MNTTFVKSALLASMIAASGSLFAADNGLIAIITPSHDNPFFKAEADGAAAKAKELGYTTLVASHDDDVNKQNQLIETAIARKAKAIILDNAGADATVGPLEKAKAAGVPAFLIDREINKTGVAVAQIVSNNYQGAQLGAEKFAKLLDGKGKYVELLGRPSDTNAHVRSQGYHDVLDDYPDMKMVAQQTANWSQTEAFTRMEAILQTNPDIVGVISGNDTMALGAEAALKAAGKNNVIVVGFDGSDYTRDSILKKGNIKATVLQPGWEQAQMAVEQADYYLKNGKAQKDEKQLMDCVLIDESNASKLNVFNLSK; encoded by the coding sequence ATGAACACGACCTTTGTTAAATCCGCTCTACTGGCCTCAATGATCGCCGCGTCCGGCTCCCTGTTTGCCGCCGATAACGGACTCATTGCGATTATTACCCCCTCACACGACAACCCGTTCTTCAAGGCAGAAGCCGACGGCGCGGCGGCGAAGGCGAAAGAGCTGGGGTATACCACCCTTGTCGCCTCCCATGACGATGACGTGAACAAACAAAACCAGCTGATTGAGACCGCTATCGCCCGTAAAGCGAAAGCGATCATTCTGGATAACGCCGGGGCGGATGCCACCGTCGGTCCGCTGGAGAAGGCCAAAGCGGCAGGCGTCCCTGCTTTCCTGATTGATCGTGAAATCAACAAAACCGGCGTGGCGGTGGCGCAGATTGTCTCGAACAACTATCAGGGGGCGCAGCTGGGTGCGGAGAAGTTCGCGAAGCTGCTGGACGGCAAAGGCAAATACGTTGAGCTGCTGGGTCGTCCGTCGGACACCAACGCCCACGTGCGTTCCCAGGGCTACCACGACGTGCTGGATGACTACCCGGATATGAAGATGGTGGCACAGCAGACCGCCAACTGGAGCCAGACCGAAGCCTTCACCCGTATGGAAGCCATCCTGCAAACCAACCCGGATATCGTCGGGGTGATCTCCGGTAACGACACCATGGCGCTGGGTGCCGAAGCGGCGCTAAAGGCTGCCGGGAAAAACAACGTGATTGTGGTCGGCTTTGACGGCAGCGATTACACCCGCGACTCGATCCTGAAAAAGGGCAACATTAAAGCCACGGTTCTGCAGCCGGGCTGGGAACAAGCGCAGATGGCCGTTGAGCAGGCGGACTACTACCTGAAAAACGGTAAAGCGCAAAAAGACGAGAAACAGCTGATGGACTGCGTGCTGATCGATGAGTCCAACGCCAGCAAGCTGAATGTGTTCAACCTCAGCAAATAA
- a CDS encoding DUF2291 family protein, whose protein sequence is MRLNQWGVALTGVAALLLTACTVVDLDENGKPIMPADPNAKASFDNQTPQQIAQQTWQPRILDAAKSHALDASALSTQLKTPSENAQSVFVRLSGKVERVEASNANEQKLVMTVNGQPLAIQVGPVMRGNAIRDAAGFRFDEFTNQVQYAQLSRALNREAVKHLPKVDDSWSGKNATLLFATTLTGGKVGDAAALDLKQETP, encoded by the coding sequence ATGCGGTTAAACCAATGGGGCGTCGCGCTGACAGGCGTCGCCGCCCTGTTGCTGACGGCCTGCACCGTGGTGGATCTGGATGAGAACGGCAAACCGATTATGCCTGCCGATCCCAACGCCAAAGCGAGCTTTGACAACCAGACCCCACAGCAGATCGCGCAACAAACCTGGCAGCCACGGATCCTCGATGCCGCCAAAAGCCATGCGCTGGACGCCAGCGCCCTCTCCACCCAGCTGAAAACGCCCTCTGAAAATGCGCAGAGTGTGTTCGTGCGCCTCAGCGGCAAAGTGGAGCGCGTGGAGGCCAGCAACGCCAACGAGCAGAAACTGGTGATGACGGTGAACGGCCAGCCGCTGGCCATTCAGGTCGGGCCGGTGATGCGCGGCAACGCCATCCGCGACGCGGCGGGCTTCCGCTTCGATGAATTTACCAACCAGGTCCAGTACGCCCAGCTCTCCCGGGCGTTAAACCGCGAGGCGGTGAAGCATCTGCCGAAAGTGGATGACAGCTGGAGCGGTAAAAATGCCACCCTGCTATTCGCCACCACCCTGACGGGCGGCAAGGTGGGGGATGCAGCAGCGCTGGACCTGAAACAGGAGACGCCGTGA
- a CDS encoding sugar ABC transporter ATP-binding protein: MNDSPAEDIILSTRGISMLFPGTVALDKVDYRVWRGKVNVIIGENGAGKSTLMKILAGVQQPSLGEMWLNGKQVTFSSTRDAAAHGIGMVHQELNLFENLSVAENVFLGRELQKGVTPINEAEQESRTAALLKRLDQPLSPRELVGNLKVGQQQLIEIAKALAEDADILILDEPTSALSKTEVEILFRVIRELTRQGVTIIYISHRLEELMAIGDVITILRDGKFQAEAKVQDIDVPWIVREMLGSDPVSNFLEPGRTFGAPVLEAEHITCVNAAGNTVVNDVSFRVNAGEIVGIYGLMGAGRTELFECMLGTERNYLGKLWLDSKPVPQRLTTAERIRMGMSLVPEDRKRTGIFPGSSVANNLTIASLWRRLQRGFTIARKAEQAVVASTIGNLSIKVSTPEVEIQALSGGNQQKVVIGRSLLTNPKVLFLDEPTRGIDVGAKADVFRMMVQLSQQGIAVVFSTSDLKEIMAVSDRILVMSGGKLTADIVRDRADESALVTASAQGF; the protein is encoded by the coding sequence ATGAATGATAGCCCGGCAGAGGACATTATCCTCAGCACCCGCGGGATCTCGATGCTGTTTCCCGGCACCGTGGCGCTGGATAAGGTCGATTACCGCGTCTGGCGCGGCAAAGTGAACGTCATTATCGGTGAGAACGGCGCCGGGAAATCGACGCTGATGAAAATCCTCGCCGGGGTGCAGCAGCCCAGCCTCGGCGAGATGTGGCTCAACGGCAAACAGGTGACGTTCTCCAGCACCCGGGACGCCGCCGCCCACGGCATCGGCATGGTGCATCAGGAGCTGAACCTGTTTGAAAACCTCAGCGTGGCGGAGAACGTCTTTCTTGGCCGCGAGCTGCAAAAAGGGGTAACGCCGATTAACGAGGCGGAGCAAGAGTCCCGCACCGCGGCGCTGCTGAAACGCCTCGATCAGCCTCTCTCCCCACGCGAGCTGGTGGGTAACCTGAAGGTCGGGCAGCAGCAGCTGATTGAGATCGCCAAGGCGCTGGCCGAGGACGCCGACATTCTGATCCTCGACGAGCCCACCTCGGCGCTGAGTAAAACCGAGGTGGAGATCCTGTTTCGGGTGATCCGCGAGCTGACCCGCCAGGGGGTGACCATCATCTATATCTCCCACCGGCTGGAAGAGCTGATGGCGATAGGCGATGTGATCACCATCCTGCGCGACGGCAAATTCCAGGCCGAGGCGAAGGTGCAGGATATCGACGTGCCCTGGATCGTGCGCGAGATGCTCGGCAGCGATCCGGTGAGCAACTTTCTCGAGCCGGGCCGCACCTTCGGCGCGCCGGTACTGGAGGCGGAACATATTACCTGCGTCAATGCCGCGGGCAATACGGTGGTTAACGACGTCAGCTTTCGGGTGAACGCCGGGGAGATCGTCGGCATCTACGGCCTGATGGGTGCCGGGCGCACCGAGCTGTTCGAGTGCATGCTCGGCACCGAGCGCAACTATCTGGGCAAGCTGTGGCTCGACAGCAAACCGGTCCCGCAGCGGCTCACCACCGCCGAACGCATCCGCATGGGGATGAGCCTGGTGCCGGAGGACCGCAAGCGCACCGGGATATTTCCAGGGTCGTCGGTGGCCAACAACCTGACCATCGCCAGCCTGTGGCGTCGTCTGCAGCGCGGTTTCACCATCGCCCGGAAAGCGGAGCAGGCGGTGGTAGCCAGCACCATCGGCAATCTGTCGATCAAGGTCTCGACCCCGGAGGTGGAGATCCAGGCGCTCAGCGGCGGCAATCAGCAAAAGGTGGTGATTGGCCGCTCGCTGCTGACCAACCCGAAGGTGCTGTTCCTCGATGAACCGACGCGCGGCATTGACGTGGGTGCCAAAGCGGACGTGTTCCGCATGATGGTGCAGCTGTCGCAGCAGGGGATCGCGGTGGTGTTCTCCACCTCGGATTTGAAAGAGATTATGGCGGTATCGGACCGCATTCTGGTGATGTCCGGCGGCAAACTGACCGCCGATATTGTTCGCGATCGGGCCGACGAATCGGCGCTGGTCACCGCAAGTGCTCAGGGGTTCTAA
- a CDS encoding ABC transporter permease, translating into MKTTQSVALTPQKGAAPSREKLLLLLLKMRTFIALFLIVGFFTMTVPGFLSAGSLVIMIKHIAINAFLALGITFVIITAGIDLSIGATLGLCGMIAGWMITKGIVLPMFGIAIFPSVWVIVPIVLLIGALIGAMNGWIITRYNVAPFICTLGTMYVLRGGAMLTSDGQTFPGLSGNPQLGNTGFDEIGAGTLLGIPWAIWMMIVLALVIAYIARRLPFGRHVYAIGDNERAAELSGVRVKQVKVLVYTLSGFCAAIAGIVVSAQLLASHPANGTAFEMNAIAAVVLGGTSLAGGRGTILGTLIGAFVIGFLADGLVMMGVSEFWQMVIKGIVIIVAVIIDQMQNRMQQKAAVVAQKAVMEGK; encoded by the coding sequence ATGAAAACGACACAGTCTGTCGCGCTGACGCCGCAAAAAGGGGCCGCGCCTTCCCGGGAAAAATTACTTCTGCTGCTGCTGAAGATGCGCACCTTTATTGCGCTGTTTCTGATTGTCGGCTTTTTCACCATGACCGTGCCGGGCTTTCTCTCCGCCGGCAGCCTGGTGATCATGATTAAGCATATCGCCATTAACGCCTTCCTGGCGCTGGGGATCACCTTTGTGATCATCACCGCCGGGATCGACCTGTCAATCGGTGCCACCCTGGGGCTATGCGGGATGATCGCCGGGTGGATGATCACCAAGGGGATCGTGCTGCCGATGTTTGGCATTGCTATCTTCCCGAGCGTGTGGGTGATTGTGCCCATTGTGCTGCTGATTGGTGCGCTCATAGGCGCGATGAATGGCTGGATCATCACCCGCTATAACGTCGCTCCCTTTATTTGCACTCTCGGCACCATGTACGTGCTGCGCGGCGGGGCGATGCTCACCTCCGACGGCCAGACCTTCCCGGGCCTGTCCGGCAACCCGCAGCTGGGCAACACCGGTTTCGATGAGATTGGTGCCGGGACGCTGCTCGGCATCCCGTGGGCCATCTGGATGATGATCGTCCTGGCGCTGGTGATCGCTTACATCGCCCGCCGCCTGCCGTTTGGCCGCCACGTCTACGCCATCGGCGATAACGAACGCGCCGCCGAACTCTCCGGGGTGCGGGTCAAGCAGGTAAAAGTGCTGGTCTATACCCTGTCGGGGTTCTGCGCCGCCATCGCCGGGATTGTGGTCTCCGCCCAGCTGCTGGCGAGCCATCCGGCCAACGGCACCGCGTTTGAGATGAACGCTATCGCCGCAGTGGTGCTGGGCGGCACCTCGCTGGCCGGGGGGCGCGGCACCATTCTCGGCACTCTGATTGGCGCCTTCGTGATCGGCTTTTTGGCCGACGGTCTGGTGATGATGGGGGTCAGCGAGTTCTGGCAGATGGTGATCAAAGGGATCGTGATTATCGTGGCGGTGATCATCGATCAGATGCAAAACCGCATGCAGCAAAAAGCGGCCGTGGTGGCGCAAAAGGCGGTGATGGAAGGGAAGTAG
- a CDS encoding sugar-binding transcriptional regulator has product MSKQDEQRLLVKIATLYYSENKKQSEIASLLHLSQSFVSRALTRCQKEGLVKITVVQPTNIFVSLEKALEEQYGIRQAIVVDVGEEPSSAQIKHAIGSAAAHYVETRLRPEDLVGISSWSSTIRCMVDEMHPQNIRAAGVIQLLGGVGPNGNVQATILTQQLAAHLGCPAGLLPSQSIEHSVEERARLVSSPDVAAVVGKFAEVDVAIVGIGELEPSQLLKNSGNYYNEDMLKLLAERGAVGDICLHYYDANGEPVLSPEEDPVIGMELAQIRACPQVIALAGGAEKRNAIHGALVGKYIDVLITDYPTARSLLKA; this is encoded by the coding sequence ATGTCGAAGCAGGATGAACAGCGATTACTGGTCAAGATCGCGACACTTTACTACAGCGAGAATAAAAAGCAGTCCGAGATTGCCTCTCTGCTGCACCTCTCGCAATCTTTTGTGTCCCGGGCGCTGACGCGCTGCCAGAAAGAGGGGCTGGTAAAAATCACCGTCGTCCAGCCGACCAACATTTTTGTCTCGCTGGAAAAGGCGCTGGAAGAGCAGTACGGCATCCGCCAGGCCATCGTGGTGGACGTGGGGGAGGAGCCCTCCAGCGCCCAGATCAAGCACGCCATCGGCAGCGCGGCGGCGCACTATGTCGAAACCCGCCTGCGCCCGGAAGACCTGGTCGGGATCTCCTCCTGGAGCAGCACCATCCGCTGCATGGTGGATGAGATGCACCCGCAGAATATCCGCGCCGCCGGGGTGATCCAGCTGTTAGGCGGCGTCGGCCCCAACGGCAACGTGCAGGCGACCATCCTCACCCAGCAGCTGGCGGCGCACCTCGGCTGCCCGGCAGGGCTGCTGCCTTCCCAGAGCATTGAGCACTCGGTGGAGGAGCGCGCCCGGCTGGTGAGCAGCCCAGACGTGGCGGCAGTGGTGGGCAAATTTGCCGAAGTGGACGTGGCGATTGTCGGCATCGGCGAGCTGGAGCCGTCGCAGCTGCTGAAAAACTCCGGTAACTACTACAACGAAGATATGCTCAAACTGCTGGCTGAACGCGGGGCGGTAGGGGATATTTGCCTGCATTACTATGATGCCAACGGCGAGCCGGTGCTGAGCCCGGAAGAGGATCCGGTGATTGGCATGGAGCTGGCACAGATCCGCGCCTGTCCGCAGGTGATTGCCCTGGCGGGCGGGGCAGAGAAACGTAATGCCATCCACGGGGCGCTGGTCGGGAAGTATATCGACGTGCTGATCACCGATTACCCGACGGCACGGAGTTTATTGAAAGCGTAG
- a CDS encoding transketolase has translation MNPFSLSIAELETRARSIRRRIIVLNAESPAGGHTGADLSQVELLTALYFRILNCSPQLKESDERDIYIQSKGHAVGGYYCVLAEAGFIPVEWLSTYQHADSHLPGHPVKHKTPGIELNTGALGHGLPVAVGIALAAKRNNSKRRVFVVTGDGELAEGSNWEAALVAAHYQLDNLFIINDKNNLQLAGSTKEILNTDPLDAKWKAFGLEVTGCNGNDMADVVATLEGLQPNGKPHVVIAHTTKGAGISFIQGRPEWHHRVPKGEEIELALEELKDE, from the coding sequence ATGAATCCGTTTTCGCTCTCCATCGCGGAGCTTGAAACCCGGGCGCGCTCGATTCGTCGCCGGATCATCGTGCTGAATGCCGAAAGCCCGGCGGGTGGCCATACCGGTGCCGATCTCTCGCAGGTCGAACTGCTGACCGCCCTCTACTTTCGCATTCTGAACTGCTCCCCGCAGCTGAAGGAGAGCGATGAGCGCGACATCTATATCCAGTCGAAAGGCCACGCGGTGGGCGGGTATTACTGCGTGCTGGCCGAGGCCGGGTTTATCCCCGTCGAGTGGCTCTCCACCTATCAGCATGCCGATTCTCACCTGCCGGGCCATCCGGTGAAACATAAAACTCCGGGCATTGAACTGAACACCGGCGCGCTGGGCCATGGTCTGCCGGTGGCGGTGGGGATCGCCCTCGCCGCGAAACGCAACAACAGCAAGCGCCGGGTGTTTGTGGTCACCGGCGACGGTGAGCTGGCGGAAGGCAGCAACTGGGAAGCCGCGCTGGTGGCCGCCCACTATCAGCTGGATAACCTGTTTATTATCAACGACAAAAATAACCTTCAGCTGGCGGGCTCTACCAAAGAGATCCTCAATACCGACCCGCTGGATGCGAAATGGAAAGCCTTCGGCCTGGAAGTGACCGGCTGCAACGGCAACGACATGGCGGATGTGGTCGCCACGCTCGAAGGACTGCAGCCCAACGGCAAGCCCCATGTGGTGATCGCCCATACCACCAAAGGCGCGGGGATCTCGTTTATTCAGGGACGGCCGGAATGGCACCACCGGGTGCCGAAAGGGGAAGAAATTGAACTGGCGCTGGAGGAACTGAAAGATGAGTAA
- a CDS encoding transketolase family protein, whose product MSNSEHLATVMVNAFIDAVDRGVDLVPVVADSTSTAKIAPFMQRFPGRLVNVGIAEQTLVGAAAGLAIGGKIAVTCNAAPFLISRANEQIKVDVCYNNTNVKLFGLNAGASYGPLASTHHSIDDIAIMRGFGNIEIYAPSSPNECRQIIDYALDHVGPVYIRLDGKNLPELHDESYRFAPGNIDVLRTGHDVALVAMGSTVHEIVEAAAQLAEEGIDATVISVPSIRPCNTQQLLAAIAPCKAVVSVEEHNVNGGVGSLVAEVLAEAGCAVPLKRLGIPDGQYAIAADRASTRARHEIDVAGVVKHAREMVTRQVC is encoded by the coding sequence ATGAGTAATAGCGAACACCTCGCCACGGTGATGGTTAATGCCTTTATTGATGCCGTCGATCGCGGCGTGGATCTGGTCCCGGTGGTGGCAGACTCCACCTCCACGGCGAAAATCGCCCCCTTTATGCAACGTTTTCCGGGTCGGCTGGTCAACGTCGGCATCGCCGAGCAGACGCTGGTGGGTGCCGCGGCCGGGCTGGCGATTGGCGGCAAGATCGCCGTCACCTGTAACGCCGCGCCGTTTTTGATATCCCGCGCTAACGAGCAGATCAAAGTCGACGTCTGCTACAACAACACCAACGTCAAGCTGTTCGGCCTGAACGCGGGGGCCAGCTACGGCCCGCTCGCCAGCACCCACCACAGCATCGACGATATCGCCATCATGCGCGGCTTCGGCAATATCGAAATTTACGCCCCGTCGAGCCCCAACGAGTGCCGCCAGATCATCGACTACGCCCTCGACCACGTGGGCCCGGTCTATATCCGCCTCGACGGGAAAAACCTGCCGGAACTGCATGACGAAAGCTATCGCTTTGCCCCGGGCAACATTGACGTTCTGCGTACCGGCCATGACGTGGCGCTGGTGGCGATGGGATCAACGGTACATGAAATAGTGGAAGCCGCCGCACAACTCGCGGAAGAAGGTATTGACGCCACTGTTATCAGCGTTCCATCTATTCGTCCCTGTAATACCCAACAGCTGCTGGCGGCCATCGCCCCCTGCAAGGCGGTGGTGAGCGTCGAGGAGCATAACGTCAACGGCGGCGTCGGCAGCCTGGTAGCGGAAGTGCTGGCCGAAGCCGGATGCGCCGTGCCGCTGAAACGTCTGGGGATCCCGGATGGACAATACGCGATAGCCGCCGACAGAGCGTCAACGCGGGCACGTCATGAGATTGATGTCGCTGGGGTGGTGAAACACGCCCGGGAAATGGTGACGCGACAGGTTTGCTGA
- a CDS encoding L-fucose/L-arabinose isomerase family protein, which produces MSRIPQQLTMGVVIGNRGFFPSYLVAEAREQAIALFGRLGINTIMLDPSQTELGGVETRQDAKACAELFRAHRDRIHGVVVLLPNFGDEKAIAETLRLSGLNVPVLVQAEEDNLDKMGLATRRDSFCGKISLCNNLRQYGIPFTLTTQHVCALTGEVFAQDLRRFEQVCRVVSSMRGVRVGAIGARPAGFNTVRYSEKLLERLGIAVETLDLSEVFTRIKTLRDDDIRVDEKRRILIDNADASRIPADKLVTMAKLFVVISEWVVANDIDTTAIQCWTSLQENLGINVCSIMSVMSGQLMPSACEVDVMGALSMFALASSNMNPASIADWNNNFGDDRDKCVLFHCGNFAASSLESPHMGTADIIGTTVGKENTCGAVHGRLKSGPLTYFRLSTDDLTGEIKAYVGQGQSVDDPLDTVGCRAVIQVPHLENLLNWICRNGFEHHVAMNHSASAEILHEAFTRYLGVSTYLHR; this is translated from the coding sequence ATGTCCCGAATTCCTCAACAACTGACGATGGGCGTGGTCATCGGCAACCGCGGGTTTTTCCCGAGCTATCTGGTGGCAGAGGCGCGCGAGCAGGCCATCGCCCTGTTTGGCCGCCTCGGTATCAACACCATCATGCTCGATCCGAGCCAGACCGAACTCGGCGGCGTCGAAACCCGTCAGGATGCCAAAGCCTGTGCCGAGCTGTTTCGCGCCCATCGGGATCGCATTCATGGCGTGGTGGTGCTGCTGCCCAACTTCGGCGATGAAAAAGCCATCGCCGAAACCCTGCGTCTCTCCGGCCTGAACGTGCCGGTGCTGGTTCAGGCCGAGGAAGATAACCTCGATAAAATGGGGCTCGCCACCCGCCGCGACAGCTTCTGCGGCAAGATCTCCCTGTGCAACAACCTGCGTCAGTATGGCATTCCCTTTACCCTCACCACCCAGCACGTCTGCGCCCTCACCGGCGAGGTGTTTGCGCAGGATCTGCGGCGCTTCGAGCAGGTGTGCCGCGTGGTGAGCAGCATGCGCGGGGTGCGCGTGGGGGCGATCGGTGCCCGTCCGGCGGGCTTCAACACCGTGCGCTACAGCGAGAAGCTGCTGGAAAGACTGGGCATTGCCGTGGAAACCCTCGACCTGTCCGAAGTCTTTACCCGGATTAAAACCCTGCGCGATGACGATATTCGCGTGGATGAAAAGCGCCGGATCCTGATCGACAACGCCGACGCCAGCCGCATTCCGGCGGATAAACTGGTGACCATGGCGAAGCTGTTTGTGGTGATCAGCGAGTGGGTGGTCGCCAACGACATCGACACCACCGCCATTCAGTGCTGGACCTCCCTGCAGGAGAACCTCGGGATTAACGTCTGCTCGATCATGAGCGTGATGTCCGGCCAGCTGATGCCGAGCGCCTGTGAAGTGGACGTGATGGGAGCGCTCTCCATGTTCGCCCTGGCGAGCAGCAATATGAATCCCGCCTCGATTGCCGACTGGAACAACAACTTCGGCGACGATCGCGACAAATGCGTCCTGTTCCACTGCGGTAACTTCGCCGCCTCCAGCCTTGAGTCTCCGCACATGGGCACCGCCGACATCATCGGCACCACGGTGGGGAAAGAGAACACCTGCGGCGCGGTCCACGGTCGTCTGAAAAGCGGGCCGCTGACCTACTTCCGCCTGAGCACCGACGATCTGACCGGCGAGATCAAAGCCTACGTGGGCCAGGGCCAGTCGGTGGACGATCCGCTGGATACCGTGGGCTGCCGGGCGGTGATCCAGGTTCCGCATCTGGAGAACCTGCTGAACTGGATCTGCCGCAACGGCTTTGAGCATCACGTGGCGATGAACCACTCCGCCAGCGCGGAGATCCTGCATGAGGCCTTTACCCGCTACCTCGGCGTCTCAACCTATCTCCATCGTTAA
- a CDS encoding FGGY family carbohydrate kinase produces the protein MSVSKEIIIALDEGTTNAKAVALDAGGHVVASFSRALAIQTPHDGWVEQSAELLVEASLDVVARAIATVGVERVAALAIGNQRETVVGWDRVTGKPVAPALSWQCSRTAAFCHQLREHGHGPNIKAVTGLPIAPLFSASKMRWLLDNTPDGAERAARGEICLGTVDSWLLWQLTQGQAFSCDYANAARTQLMNLHTADWDPQMLALFGIPRAALPEIKPSSGLFGYTRGCPSIPDGLPVMAMIGDSHAALFAHGLGAEGCVKATYGTGSSVMAPVASARCDVSALATTVAWHDGDTLVYGLEGNIPHTGDAVAWMADSTGLSELPQVELAHALNTLPRSVDSTLGVYFVPALTGLGAPWWDENARGMIHGLSRGVTRAHLIRAALESIAYQIADVVQAMHTHPGFTLNALMVDGGPTKNDWLMQYQADLLGCPVLRSDVPELSAIGAALLARKALFNLTTAQLRQYLPEHVTFTPDMARHARLQSRWQAWQEAVERVRT, from the coding sequence ATGTCGGTAAGCAAGGAGATCATTATTGCCCTCGATGAGGGCACGACCAACGCCAAAGCGGTGGCGCTGGACGCAGGCGGTCACGTGGTGGCGAGTTTCTCCCGGGCGCTGGCGATCCAGACTCCGCACGACGGCTGGGTAGAACAATCCGCCGAACTGCTGGTGGAGGCCTCCCTCGACGTGGTGGCCCGCGCGATCGCCACCGTCGGGGTGGAGAGGGTTGCCGCGCTGGCGATCGGCAATCAGCGTGAGACAGTCGTGGGCTGGGATCGGGTCACGGGTAAACCTGTTGCCCCGGCGCTCAGCTGGCAGTGTTCCCGCACCGCGGCCTTTTGCCATCAGCTGCGGGAGCACGGCCACGGGCCGAACATCAAGGCGGTGACGGGCCTGCCCATCGCGCCGCTGTTTTCAGCCTCCAAAATGCGCTGGCTGCTGGATAACACCCCCGATGGCGCAGAGCGCGCCGCCCGGGGTGAGATCTGCCTCGGCACCGTTGACAGCTGGCTGCTGTGGCAGCTGACTCAGGGCCAGGCCTTCAGCTGCGACTACGCCAATGCCGCCCGCACCCAGCTGATGAACCTGCATACCGCCGACTGGGATCCGCAGATGCTGGCGCTGTTTGGCATTCCGCGCGCGGCACTGCCGGAGATCAAGCCCTCCAGCGGGCTGTTTGGTTATACCCGCGGCTGCCCGTCCATTCCTGACGGCCTGCCGGTGATGGCGATGATCGGCGACTCCCACGCCGCGCTTTTTGCTCACGGTCTGGGTGCCGAAGGCTGCGTGAAAGCGACCTACGGCACCGGTTCGTCGGTGATGGCCCCGGTCGCTTCCGCCCGCTGCGACGTCAGCGCGCTGGCGACCACCGTGGCGTGGCATGACGGCGACACGCTGGTCTACGGGCTGGAGGGCAATATTCCCCATACCGGCGACGCGGTGGCCTGGATGGCAGACAGCACCGGCCTCAGCGAGCTGCCCCAGGTGGAGCTTGCCCATGCGCTGAACACCCTGCCCCGCTCGGTGGACTCGACTCTCGGCGTCTACTTTGTTCCGGCGCTTACCGGTCTTGGCGCACCCTGGTGGGATGAAAACGCCCGCGGCATGATCCACGGCCTGAGCCGGGGAGTAACGCGAGCGCACCTGATCCGCGCGGCGCTGGAGTCCATCGCCTATCAGATAGCCGACGTGGTGCAGGCGATGCACACCCATCCGGGCTTTACCCTCAACGCACTGATGGTGGACGGCGGGCCGACAAAAAACGACTGGCTGATGCAGTATCAGGCCGATCTCCTCGGCTGCCCGGTGCTGCGCAGCGACGTGCCGGAACTCTCAGCCATCGGGGCCGCCCTGCTGGCGCGTAAGGCGCTGTTTAACCTCACCACCGCGCAGCTGCGCCAGTATCTGCCGGAACACGTCACCTTTACACCGGACATGGCGCGTCACGCCCGACTACAGAGCCGCTGGCAAGCCTGGCAGGAGGCGGTTGAGCGGGTAAGAACGTAA
- a CDS encoding Hok/Gef family protein, with amino-acid sequence MLNKYALAAILVLSLTVLGVTFLVHEQLCELSFKERDMEVKAVLAYETKK; translated from the coding sequence ATGCTTAACAAGTACGCCCTTGCGGCGATCCTGGTTCTGAGTTTAACAGTGCTGGGAGTCACGTTTCTGGTTCACGAGCAGTTATGCGAACTGAGCTTTAAGGAGCGTGATATGGAAGTGAAAGCTGTTCTCGCTTACGAAACGAAGAAGTAG